One part of the Ranitomeya imitator isolate aRanImi1 chromosome 10, aRanImi1.pri, whole genome shotgun sequence genome encodes these proteins:
- the LOC138652278 gene encoding probable serine/threonine-protein kinase kinX → MKKEVLLEGYKADLVDEMLSVIFSVMTAEEVTAEEVTAEEVTAEEVTAEEVTAEEVTAEEVTAEEVTAEEVTTEEVTAEEVTAEEVTAEEVTTEEVTAEEVTAEEVTAEEVTTEEVTTEEVTAEEVTAEEVTAEEVTAEVTAEEVATEEVTAEEVTAEEVTTEEVTAEEVTAEKVTAEEVTAEEVTAEEVTTEEVTTEEVTAEEVTAEEVTAEEVTTEEMTTEEVTTEEVTTEEVTAEEVTAEEVTAEEVTAEEGRQKN, encoded by the exons ATGAAGAAGGAAGTTTTATTGGAAGGTTACAAGGCCGACTTAGTGGACGAGATGTTAAGTGTAATATTTTCAGTTA TGACGGCCGAAGAAGTGACGGCCGAAGAAGTGACGGCCGAAGAAGTGACGGCCGAAGAAGTGACGGCCGAAGAAGTGACGGCCGAAGAAGTGACGGCCGAAGAAGTGACGGCCGAAGAAGTGACGGCCGAAGAAGTGACAACCGAAGAAGTGACGGCCGAAGAAGTGACGGCCGAAGAAGTGACGGCCGAAGAAGTGACAACCGAAGAAGTGACGGCCGAAGAAGTGACGGCCGAAGAAGTGACGGCCGAAGAAGTGACAACCGAAGAAGTGACAACCGAAGAAGTGACGGCCGAAGAAGTGACGGCCGAAGAAGTGACGGCCGAAGAAGTGACGGCCGAAGTGACGGCCGAAGAAGTGGCAACCGAAGAAGTGACGGCCGAAGAAGTGACGGCCGAAGAAGTGACAACCGAAGAAGTGACGGCTGAAGAAGTGACGGCCGAAAAAGTGACGGCCGAAGAAGTGACGGCCGAAGAAGTGACGGCCGAAGAAGTGACAACCGAAGAAGTGACAACCGAAGAAGTGACGGCCGAAGAAGTGACGGCCGAAGAAGTGACGGCCGAAGAAGTGACAACCGAAGAAATGACAACCGAAGAAGTGACAACCGAAGAAGTGACAACCGAAGAAGTGACAGCCGAAGAAGTGACGGCCGAAGAAGTGACGGCCGAAGAAGTGACGGCCGAAGAAGGGAGGCAGAAGAATTAA